One Panicum virgatum strain AP13 chromosome 9K, P.virgatum_v5, whole genome shotgun sequence genomic region harbors:
- the LOC120648066 gene encoding uncharacterized protein LOC120648066 → MSAEASAVRVIGLWPSPFVIRVLIALKLKGIEYEFVEEEVHLGKKSELLLRSNPVHKKIPVLLHHGKPISESLVIVQYVDEAWSSAAPAILPADPYTRAVHRFWAQYIDDKLPPAIRTLRGSDDGDKEQAAGQLSAALQLLEAAFVELSQGKSYFGGDGVGYLDIALVSYVGWVRALEKIAGVALLDQAKVPNLAAWAGRLCAHAAVADAIPDADKFVEFSVKFSKPMNTGAKSRQGRDQSVTWSAENMASSGEEQAVAVRVVGGWASHYAIRVYVALRLKGVEYEFLQEVVGNKSELLLRSNPVHKKIPVLLHSGKPVAESMIILQYIDEVWAADEAPALLPADPYARAVERFWAQYVDDKIAPASVVLRGVTTGDKGEAAAQVSTALRHLEAAFVECSQGRTYFGGDDIGFLDIVLGSHLGWLKAVEKIAGVKVLDESKLPELTAWAERFYAHHAVRDVMPETDRLVQFNTYLIGVLRAKASNKY, encoded by the exons ATGTCAGCTGAGGCGTCGGCCGTGCGTGTGATCGGCCTGTGGCCGAGCCCGTTCGTCATCCGCGTCCTGATCGCGCTGAAGCTGAAGGGCATCGAGTACGAGttcgtggaggaggaggtgcatTTGGGCAAGAAGAGCGAGCTGCTGCTCAGGTCCAACCCCGTGCACAAGAAGATCCCCGTCCTGCTCCACCACGGCAAGCCCATCTCCGAGTCCCTCGTCATCGTCCAGTACGTCGACGAGGCCtggtcctccgccgcgccggccatcctcccgGCCGACCCGTACACCCGCGCCGTCCATCGGTTCTGGGCACAGTACATCGACGACAAG CTTCCTCCGGCGATCCGCACTCTCAGGGGATCGGACGACGGCGACAAGGAGCAAGCGGCGGGGCAGCTGTCCGCCGCCCTGCAGCTGTTGGAGGCCGCCTTCGTGGAGCTCAGCCAGGGGAAGAGCTacttcggcggcgacggcgtcgggtACCTGGACATCGCCCTGGTGTCGTACGTCGGGTGGGTGCGGGCGCTCGAGAAGATCGCCGGGGTCGCGCTGCTGGACCAAGCCAAGGTCCCCAACCTGGCGGCGTGGGCTGGCCGGCTCTGCGCgcacgcggcggtggcggacgcGATCCCTGACGCCGACAAGTTCGTGGAGTTCAGCGTCAAGTTTTCCAAGCCTATGAACACTGGTGCCAAG TCTCGGCAGGGTAGAGATCAATCAGTCACCTGGAGCGCAGAAAATATGGCGTCGAGCGGCGAAGagcaggcggtggcggtgcgcgTGGTCGGCGGCTGGGCGAGCCACTACGCCATCCGCGTGTACGTGGCGCTGAGGCTCAAGGGCGTCGAGTACGAGTTCCTGCAGGAGGTGGTTGGCAACAAGAGCGAGCTGCTGCTCAGGTCCAACCCGGTGCACAAGAAGATCCCCGTGCTCCTCCACAGCGGCAAGCCCGTCGCCGAGTCCATGATCATACTCCAGTACATCGACGAGGTCTGGGCGGCCGACGAGGCGCCGGCCCTCCTTCCGGCGGATCCGTACGCCCGTGCTGTCGAGAGGTTCTGGGCACAGTACGTGGATGACAAG ATTGCCCCTGCATCTGTAGTCTTGAGAGGAGTGACCACCGGAGACAAAGGCGAGGCAGCAGCGCAGGTGTCTACTGCCCTGCGGCACTTGGAGGCGGCCTTCGTGGAGTGCAGCCAAGGGAGGACCTATTTCGGCGGCGACGACATCGGCTTCCTTGACATCGTTCTCGGATCACACCTGGGCTGGCTGAAGGCAGTGGAGAAGATCGCCGGCGTCAAAGTCCTCGACGAGTCCAAGCTCCCTGAGCTGACAGCATGGGCGGAGCGGTTCTATGCTCACCACGCCGTCAGAGACGTCATGCCCGAAACGGACAGGCTCGTGCAGTTCAACACGTACCTCATTGGTGTGTTGAGAGCTAAAGCTTCCAACAAGTACTAA
- the LOC120651897 gene encoding cytochrome P450 704C1-like isoform X2 has translation MGALQAHHFSSSAPLAAAALALLALCSYYLLVVVGRRRGGVGKPEKRYPPVVGTVFHQLYHVRRLHDYHTDLFRGRKTFQLLAPAGRRQIYTCDPAVVEHILRTNFANYGKGAFNYENMTDLLGDGIFAVDGDKWRQQRKMASYDFSTRALRDFSGAVFKRNAARLAGVISDAAEAGRPVEFQGLALRATMDSIFAIAFGLDLDTLAGSGEGTRFAAAFDDASEFTLLRYVNAFWKAMRFLNVGSEAALRDRVKVVDEFVYKLIRDRAQELSSGSKDSRQDMLSRFIEAATDESGTVDYKYLRDIILNIVIAGKDTTAGALAWFLYMACKHPEVQEKVREEAARATGASETATAEEFAQSLTDEALNKMHYLHAALTETLRLYPSVPLDNKQCLGDDVLPDGSSVSKGDIVFYAPYAMGRMKYLWGADAEDFRPERWLGGDGGEFQAQSPFKFTAFQAGPRICLGKEFAYRQMKIFAAVLLRSLAFRLRDGEGEDVGYRTMITLHIDGGLHLSATAR, from the exons ATGGGAGCACTACAAGCCCACCACTTCTCCTCTTCggcgccgctggccgccgccgccctcgcgctGCTGGCGCTCTGCTCGTACTAcctgctcgtcgtcgtcggccgccgccgcggcggcgtcggcaagCCGGAGAAGCGGTACCCGCCCGTGGTGGGCACGGTGTTCCACCAGCTGTACCACGTCCGGCGGCTGCACGACTACCACACGGACCTGTTCCGGGGGCGCAAGACCTTCCAGCTGCTggcgccggccgggcggcggcagATCTACACGTGCGACCCGGCCGTCGTGGAGCACATCCTCCGGACCAACTTCGCCAACTACGGCAAG GGCGCGTTCAACTACGAGAACATGACCGACCTGCTCGGCGACGGCATCTTCGCCGTGGACGGCGACAAGTGGCGGCAGCAGCGGAAGATGGCCAGCTACGACTTCTCCACGCGGGCGCTCCGCGACTTCAGCGGCGCCGTCTTCAAGCGGAACGCCGccaggctcgccggcgtgatCTCCGATGCCGCGGAGGCCGGGCGGCCCGTGGAGTTCCAGGGCCTCGCGCTCCGGGCGACCATGGACTCCATCTTCGCCATCGCCTTCGGCCTGGACCTCGACACGCTGGCCGGCTCCGGCGAGGGCACCCGCTTCGCCGCGGCCTTCGACGACGCCAGCGAGTTCACGCTTCTCCGCTACGTCAACGCCTTCTGGAAGGCGATGAGGTTCCTCAACGTGGGGTccgaggcggcgctccgggacCGGGTCAAGGTCGTCGACGAGTTCGTGTACAAGCTCATCCGCGACAGGGCACAGGAGCTCTCCTCTGGCAGCAAG GATTCGAGGCAAGACATGCTGTCCAGGTTCATCGAAGCGGCCACGGACGAGTCCGGGACGGTGGACTACAAGTACCTGAGGGACATCATCCTGAACATAGTGATCGCCGGCAAGGACACGACGGCGGGGGCGCTGGCGTGGTTCCTCTACATGGCGTGCAAGCACCCGGAGGTCCAGGAGAAGGTCCGCGAGGAGGCCGCAAGGGCCACCGGCGCCAGCGAGACGGCgaccgcggaggagttcgcgcAGAGCCTGACCGACGAGGCCCTGAACAAGATGCACTACCTGCACGCCGCCCTGACGGAGACGCTCAGGCTGTACCCGTCGGTTCCCCTG GATAACAAGCAGTGCTTGGGCGACGACGTCCTGCCCGACGGCTCCAGCGTGAGCAAGGGGGACATCGTGTTCTACGCCCCGTACGCCATGGGCCGGATGAAGTACCTGTGGGGCGCGGACGCCGAGGACTTCCGCCCCGAGCGGtggctcggcggcgacggcggcgagttccAGGCGCAGAGCCCGTTCAAGTTCACGGCGTTCCAGGCCGGGCCGAGGATATGCCTGGGCAAGGAGTTCGCGTACAGGCAGATGAAGATCTTCGCGGCCGTGCTCCTCCGGTCCTTGGCGTTCCGCCtccgcgacggcgagggggaGGACGTCGGCTACCGCACCATGATCACGCTCCACATCGACGGGGGGCTCCACctgtcggcgacggcgaggtga
- the LOC120651897 gene encoding cytochrome P450 704C1-like isoform X1, translating into MGALQAHHFSSSAPLAAAALALLALCSYYLLVVVGRRRGGVGKPEKRYPPVVGTVFHQLYHVRRLHDYHTDLFRGRKTFQLLAPAGRRQIYTCDPAVVEHILRTNFANYGKGAFNYENMTDLLGDGIFAVDGDKWRQQRKMASYDFSTRALRDFSGAVFKRNAARLAGVISDAAEAGRPVEFQGLALRATMDSIFAIAFGLDLDTLAGSGEGTRFAAAFDDASEFTLLRYVNAFWKAMRFLNVGSEAALRDRVKVVDEFVYKLIRDRAQELSSGSKAQDHPDSRQDMLSRFIEAATDESGTVDYKYLRDIILNIVIAGKDTTAGALAWFLYMACKHPEVQEKVREEAARATGASETATAEEFAQSLTDEALNKMHYLHAALTETLRLYPSVPLDNKQCLGDDVLPDGSSVSKGDIVFYAPYAMGRMKYLWGADAEDFRPERWLGGDGGEFQAQSPFKFTAFQAGPRICLGKEFAYRQMKIFAAVLLRSLAFRLRDGEGEDVGYRTMITLHIDGGLHLSATAR; encoded by the exons ATGGGAGCACTACAAGCCCACCACTTCTCCTCTTCggcgccgctggccgccgccgccctcgcgctGCTGGCGCTCTGCTCGTACTAcctgctcgtcgtcgtcggccgccgccgcggcggcgtcggcaagCCGGAGAAGCGGTACCCGCCCGTGGTGGGCACGGTGTTCCACCAGCTGTACCACGTCCGGCGGCTGCACGACTACCACACGGACCTGTTCCGGGGGCGCAAGACCTTCCAGCTGCTggcgccggccgggcggcggcagATCTACACGTGCGACCCGGCCGTCGTGGAGCACATCCTCCGGACCAACTTCGCCAACTACGGCAAG GGCGCGTTCAACTACGAGAACATGACCGACCTGCTCGGCGACGGCATCTTCGCCGTGGACGGCGACAAGTGGCGGCAGCAGCGGAAGATGGCCAGCTACGACTTCTCCACGCGGGCGCTCCGCGACTTCAGCGGCGCCGTCTTCAAGCGGAACGCCGccaggctcgccggcgtgatCTCCGATGCCGCGGAGGCCGGGCGGCCCGTGGAGTTCCAGGGCCTCGCGCTCCGGGCGACCATGGACTCCATCTTCGCCATCGCCTTCGGCCTGGACCTCGACACGCTGGCCGGCTCCGGCGAGGGCACCCGCTTCGCCGCGGCCTTCGACGACGCCAGCGAGTTCACGCTTCTCCGCTACGTCAACGCCTTCTGGAAGGCGATGAGGTTCCTCAACGTGGGGTccgaggcggcgctccgggacCGGGTCAAGGTCGTCGACGAGTTCGTGTACAAGCTCATCCGCGACAGGGCACAGGAGCTCTCCTCTGGCAGCAAGGCACAGGACCACCCT GATTCGAGGCAAGACATGCTGTCCAGGTTCATCGAAGCGGCCACGGACGAGTCCGGGACGGTGGACTACAAGTACCTGAGGGACATCATCCTGAACATAGTGATCGCCGGCAAGGACACGACGGCGGGGGCGCTGGCGTGGTTCCTCTACATGGCGTGCAAGCACCCGGAGGTCCAGGAGAAGGTCCGCGAGGAGGCCGCAAGGGCCACCGGCGCCAGCGAGACGGCgaccgcggaggagttcgcgcAGAGCCTGACCGACGAGGCCCTGAACAAGATGCACTACCTGCACGCCGCCCTGACGGAGACGCTCAGGCTGTACCCGTCGGTTCCCCTG GATAACAAGCAGTGCTTGGGCGACGACGTCCTGCCCGACGGCTCCAGCGTGAGCAAGGGGGACATCGTGTTCTACGCCCCGTACGCCATGGGCCGGATGAAGTACCTGTGGGGCGCGGACGCCGAGGACTTCCGCCCCGAGCGGtggctcggcggcgacggcggcgagttccAGGCGCAGAGCCCGTTCAAGTTCACGGCGTTCCAGGCCGGGCCGAGGATATGCCTGGGCAAGGAGTTCGCGTACAGGCAGATGAAGATCTTCGCGGCCGTGCTCCTCCGGTCCTTGGCGTTCCGCCtccgcgacggcgagggggaGGACGTCGGCTACCGCACCATGATCACGCTCCACATCGACGGGGGGCTCCACctgtcggcgacggcgaggtga
- the LOC120651899 gene encoding phospholipase D gamma 1-like, translating into MERGDNGGHPPQYPPYHHPYSQPQQYPYGYQYPPPPSAEPGAPYLAPSPTFPGYAPAPPQQYHSGPLQAYPPPPQHHAYPPPAHPSPYGPGYGPYPSPSSPYPSSYPSPSHSPALSPSSSFHHQHAPAPEPASTAPEPPSPAPSYPIEDVLSTMRLSDRYDYAPSPSVPPPSTPFSGGGTQVVPYGAPAGGGSSHGGGMQVVPSGAAGGGSQHGGSFRASLKVVLLHGTLDIWVHDARHLPNKDMFSKRVSELLGPRITSAVGSKMSSASMTSDPYVTVQVSYATVARTYVIPNCENPVWSQNFVVPVGHEAAEVQFVVKDSDVFGAQIIGAVALSAEKLLTGERIQGVYPVLEPNGKPCAPGAVLNLSIQFIPVARLTMYHHGVIAGPDSHGVPHTYFPLRRGMRVTLYQDAHVPEGCLPDIWLGNGLRYEHGQCWRDIYEAICQARKLIYIVGWSVFHTIHLVRDGTQAPSLGDLLKMKSQEGVRVLLLVWDDPTSRSILGFKMDGFMGTRDEETRRFFKHSSVHVLLCPRSAGKRHSWVKQQETGTIFTHHQKTVIVDADAGNYRRKIIAFVGGLDLCGGRYDTPWHPLFRTLQTVHKEDYYNPNFATVDARGPREPWHDLHSKLDGPAAYDVLQNFQERWLKAAKRHGIKKLAKSYDDALLSIERIPEIININDATYFSDNDPETWHVQVFRSIDSNSAKGFPKDPRAATMKNLVCGKNVLIDMSIHTAYVHAIRAAQHYIYIENQYFIGSSFNWDSNKDLGANNLIPIEIALKIANKIKANERFSAYIVVPMWPEGNPTGAATQRILYWQNKTMQMMYETIYRALKEAGLDDMYEPQDYLNFFCLGNREVEDSTSNASNTGNNPQEQARKNRRFMVYVHSKGMIVDDEYVIIGSANINQRSMEGIRDTEIAMGAYQPQYTWANKVSAPRGQIYGYRMSLWAEHIGGIDEDFNYPESLECMRRVRHLGEENWKQFVADEVTEMRGHLMKYPVSVDRKGKVKPLPGCATFPDLGGNICGSFMAIQENLTI; encoded by the exons ATGGAGCGCGGCGACAACGGCGGCCACCCGCCGCAGTACCCGCCGTACCACCACCCGTACTCGCAGCCCCAGCAGTATCCTTACGGGTACCagtacccgccgccgccgtccgccgagcCGGGAGCGCCGTACCTCGCTCCGTCGCCCACCTTCCCGGGCTacgcccccgccccgccgcagCAGTACCACTCCGGCCCGCTACAGGcctacccgccgccgccgcagcaccacgcgtacccgccgccggcgcatccCTCGCCCTACGGCCCCGGGTACGGCCCCtacccttctccctcctccccgtaCCCTTCCTCCTACCCGAGCCCCAGCCACAGCCCCGCGCTCTCACCGAGCTCCAGCTTCCACCACCAGCACGCCCCCGCGCCTGAACCCGCCTCCACCGCGCCCGAACCCCCCTCGCCCGCGCCGTCCTACCCCATCGAGGATGTCCTCTCCACCATGCGCCTCTCCGACCGCTACGACTACGCGCCGTCGCCCTCCGTGCCCCCGCCCTCGACCCCCTTCTCGGGCGGCGGGACGCAGGTGGTGCCCTACGGCGCGCCCGCGGGGGGCGGGAGCAGCCACGGCGGCGGGATGCAGGTGGTGCCCTCCGGCGCGGCCGGGGGAGGGTCGCAGCACGGCGGGAGCTTCAGGGCGTCGCTCAAGGTGGTGCTGCTCCACGGCACCCTCGACATCTGGGTGCACGACGCCCGCCACCTGCCCAACAAGGACATGTTCTCCAAGAGGGTCAGCGAGCTCCTCGGCCCGCGCATCACTAGCGCCGTCGGCAGCAAGATGTCCAGCGCGTCCATGACCAGCGACCCCTACGTCACCGTACAGGTCTCCTATGCTACCGTCGCGCGGACCTACGTCATCCCCAACTGCGAGAACCCCGTCTGGTCGCAGAACTTTGTCGTGCCCGTTGGGCATGAGGCTGCCGAAGTCCAGTTTGTTGTCAAGGACAGTGATGTCTTCGGTGCTCAGATCATTGGTGCGGTGGCCCTCTCCGCTGAGAAGCTTTTAACAGGGGAGAGGATTCAGGGTGTCTACCCTGTGCTTGAGCCCAATGGCAAGCCGTGCGCTCCGGGAGCTGTACTGAATCTGTCCATACAGTTCATCCCTGTCGCCCGCCTCACAATGTACCACCATGGGGTCATTGCTGGCCCGGACAGTCATGGCGTACCCCATACTTACTTCCCACTTAGGCGTGGCATGAGGGTGACATTGTATCAAGATGCGCATGTGCCTGAAGGTTGTCTCCCAGATATATGGCTTGGCAATGGGCTTCGCTATGAGCACGGGCAGTGCTGGCGCGACATCTATGAGGCCATATGCCAGGCGAGGAAGTTGATTTACATTGTGGGGTGGTCAGTTTTCCACACGATTCACCTTGTGAGAGACGGGACTCAGGCTCCATCACTTGGGGACCTGTTGAAGATGAAGTCACAGGAAGGTGTCCGGGTGCTTCTTCTTGTTTGGGATGATCCAACATCAAGGAGCATTCTTGGATTTAAGATG GATGGATTCATGGGCACACGAGATGAGGAGACACGCAGATTTTTCAAGCATTCTTCAGTTCATGTGTTGCTTTGCCCACGATCTGCTGGAAAACGACACAGCTGGGTGAAACAACAG GAAACAGGAACCATATTCACTCATCATCAGAAAACAGTTATTGTGGATGCTGATGCTGGCAACTATAGAAGAAAGATAATTGCATTTGTCGGAGGCCTTGATTTATGTGGTGGGCGATATGATACACCTTGGCATCCTCTGTTTCGGACTCTTCAGACTGTGCACAAGGAAGACTATTACAATCCCAACTTTGCT ACAGTTGATGCCCGTGGCCCAAGGGAACCGTGGCATGATTTGCACTCTAAGCTTGACGGTCCAGCTGCTTATGATGTTCTACAAAACTTCCAAGAACGTTGGTTAAAGGCAGCTAAACGCCATGGGATTAAAAAGTTGGCAAAATCGTATGATGATGCTCTGCTCAGTATTGAAAGAATACCGGAGATTATAAACATAAATGATGCAACATATTTTAGCGACAATGATCCAGAGACATGGCATGTTCAG GTGTTCCGGTCTATTGATTCAAACTCCGCCAAGGGATTTCCGAAGGATCCACGAGCCGCAACCATGAAG AATCTTGTTTGTGGAAAGAATGTACTTATTGACATGAGCATACATACTGCTTATGTGCATGCTATCCGGGCAGCCCAgcactatatatatattgagAATCAGTACTTCATTGGTTCTTCTTTTAATTGGGATTCAAACAAGGATCTAG GGGCTAACAATTTAATACCAATTGAAATTGCTCTCAAAATTGCAAACAAGATCAAGGCAAATGAAAGATTTTCTGCATATATAGTGGTTCCTATGTGGCCTGAGGGTAATCCGACTGGTGCAGCTACACAAAGAATTCTTTACTGGCAG AACAAAACCATGCAAATGATGTATGAGACAATATATAGGGCCTTGAAAGAAGCAGGCCTGGATGATATGTATGAGCCTCAGGATTATTTAAATTTCTTCTGTCTTGGCAACCGTGAAGTTGAGGACAGCACTTCAAATGCATCAAATACAGGAAACAATCCTCAG GAACAAGCTAGGAAAAATAGGAGATTCATGGTCTATGTACATTCAAAAGGCATGATTGTGGATGATGAGTATGTGATCATTGGATCAGCTAACATCAACCAGAGGTCCATGGAAGGAATAAGagatactgaaattgcaatggGAGCGTATCAGCCACAGTATACATGGGCTAACAAGGTTTCTGCCCCGCGTGGACAG ATTTATGGCTACAGAATGTCCTTGTGGGCTGAGCATATCGGAGGCATTGACGAAGACTTCAACTATCCAGAGAGCCTGGAATGCATGAGGCGGGTGCGACATCTTGGAGAAGAGAATTGGAAGCAGTTCGTTGCTGATGAGGTAACAGAGATGAGAGGTCACCTCATGAAGTATCCAGTAAGTGTTGACCGTAAAGGCAAAGTGAAACCACTACCAGGATGTGCAACCTTCCCAGATTTGGGCGGGAACATCTGTGGCTCATTTATGGCCATCCAGGAAAACCTCACAATTTAA
- the LOC120651900 gene encoding protein HOTHEAD-like: MATSSVALVLAAILASLCLVVALSEDEELENLRFVRRAQDAPLVSRYNYIVIGGGTSGCPLAATLSEHSRVLLLERGGLPYRNMSNQQHFTDALADTSPASPAQRFISEDGVVNARARVLGGGSCLNAGFYTRASNDYVRAAGWDARLVNSSYRWVERALVFRPGVPPWQVALRDALLEAGVTPDNGFTFDHVTGTKIGGTIFDSSGQRHTAADFLRHARPGGLTVLLYATVSRILFRQQEGAPYPVAYGVVFADPLGVQHRVYLQDGGRNEVILAAGTLGSPQLLMLSGVGPQAHLEAHGIQVLVDQPMVGQGVADNPMNSVFIPSPVPVALSLVQVVGITRSGSFIEGVSGSEFGIPVSDGARRLARSFGLFSPQTGQLGTLPPKQRTPEALQRAAEAMRRLDRRAFRGGFILEKILGPVSSGHIELRSADPRANPAVTFNYFQEEEDLDRCVHGIETIERVIQSQAFANFTYANASVESIFTDSANFPVNLLPRHANDSRTPEQYCKDTVMTIWHYHGGCQVGAVVDDDYRVFGVQRLRVIDSSTFKYSPGTNPQATVMMLGRYMGVKIQAERWRK; the protein is encoded by the exons ATGGCGACGAGCTCGGTGGCGCTGGTTCTGGCCGCCATTCTTGCCTCCCTGTGCCTCGTCGTCGCCCTCTCGGAGGATG AGGAGCTCGAGAACCTGCGGTTCGTGCGGCGCGCGCAGGACGCGCCCCTGGTGTCGCGGTACAACTACATCGTCATCGGCGGCGGCACGTCGGGGTGCCCGCTGGCGGCGACGCTGTCGGAGCACTCGcgcgtgctgctgctggagcGCGGCGGCCTCCCCTACCGCAACATGTCCAACCAGCAGCACTTCACGGACGCGCTGGCGGACACGTCCCCGGCGTCGCCGGCGCAGCGCTTCATCTCCGAGGACGGCGTGGTGAacgcgcgggcgcgggtgctGGGCGGGGGCAGCTGCCTCAACGCCGGCTTCTACACGCGCGCCAGCAACGACTACGTGCGCGCCGCCGGGTGGGACGCGCGCCTCGTCAACTCGTCCTACCGCTGGGTGGAGCGCGCGCTGGTGTTCCGCCCCGGCGTGCCGCCGTGGCAGGTCGCGCTCCGCGACGCGCTGCTGGAGGCCGGCGTCACGCCCGACAACGGCTTCACCTTCGACCACGTCACGGGGACCAAGATCGGGGGCACCATCTTCGACAGCAGCGGGCAGCGGCACACCGCCGCCGACTTCCTCCGGCACGCGCGCCCCGGGGGGCTCACCGTGCTCCTCTACGCCACCGTGTCCAGGATCCTCTTCAGGCAGCAGG AGGGGGCGCCGTACCCGGTGGCGTACGGCGTGGTGTTCGCGGACCCGCTGGGGGTGCAGCACCGGGTGTACCTGCAGGACGGCGGCAGGAACGAGGTGATCCTGGCGGCGGGGACGCTGGGGAGCCCGCAGCTGCTGATGCTGAGCGGCGTGGGCCCGCAGGCGCACCTGGAGGCGCACGGCATCCAGGTGCTGGTGGACCAGCCCATGGTCGGGCAGGGCGTGGCCGACAACCCCATGAACTCGGTCTTCATCCCGTCGCCCGTGCCCGTCGCGCTCTCGCTCGTGCAGGTCGTCGGGATCACCCGCTCCGGTAGCTTCATCGAGGGCGTCAGCGGCTCCGAGTTCGGCATCCCCGTCTCTGACGGCGCGCGCCGCCTGGCTCGCAGCTTCGGCCTCTTCTCGCCTCAG ACCGGGCAGCTCGGCACGCTGCCGCCCAAGCAGAGGACGCCGGAGGCGCTgcagcgcgcggcggaggcgatgCGGCGGCTGGACAGGCGGGCGTTCCGGGGCGGCTTCATCCTGGAGAAGATCCTGGGGCCCGTGTCGTCGGGCCACATCGAGCTGCGCTCCGCCGACCCGCGCGCCAACCCCGCCGTCACCTTCAACTACttccaggaggaggaggacctggACCGGTGCGTGCACGGCATCGAGACCATCGAGCGGGTCATCCAGTCCCAGGCCTTCGCCAACTTCACCTACGCCAACGCCTCCGTCGAGTCCATCTTCACCGACTCCGCCAACTTCCCCGTCAACCTGCTGCCGCGCCACGCCAACGACTCCAGGACGCCGGAGCAGTACTGCAAGGACACCGTCATGACCATCTGGCACTACCACGGCGGGTGCCAGGTCGGCGCCGTCGTCGACGACGACTACCGGGTCTTCGGCGTGCAGCGGCTCAGGGTGATCGACAGCTCCACCTTCAAGTACTCCCCCGGCACCAACCCGCAGGCCACCGTCATGATGCTCGGAAGGTATATGGGAGTCAAAATCCAGGCAGAGAGATGGAGGAAATGA